GCCTGCCCGCTGTCGCAGGGGATGGTGTAGCCTTCGAACTCGACGCCGCCGACGGAATGCTCGATCGGCGTCGCCTTGGCAAGGGCTTCATGGGCGGGGGATGTGCCGGGAATGCGGCTCCGCAATAAATCATAGTGCCGGGGAGCGACCTTAATAAATATTTCCATCGCGCCGCCTCATGGCCCGCTGCCGTCAAGATTCCAAACCTTGTCCGCCGGTCCGTCCGGCGTATTTCGGTCGCTCGGCTTTTTCGATTTCGGTCTCAGCCGCGATAGTGGATTCGTCCTCGTCCAGCCTGACCTGGTATAAGGTCCGGCCTTTTTGGTACACTTCGTCGCCCGCGTGAGCGGGCAGCTCTCCCACGAACACGCCGTCCGTAACTTCCCCTTTCAGCGAAGGCTCGTCTTTCCATTCGACGAGGTCGCCCTTTTTGAAGGAAAAGAGAAACGAAAAGCTTTCATCGAGCCGCGGGTCGTCCATTTTTATGAAATCCATGCTCCATTGTGGTCGGATGAGCCTTTCCTGTCAAAAGGGAATTCACCCTAAGCGTGTAAAGTGTGGCTGTGGGGCGGAAAAAAATATTTTGACAGGCCGTAGACAAGGGCCTCCGCATCGTGTAAGGTAGAATTCCTACTTCAGTAAAGGGCCTTCTGAATGAGGAATAGACAAAGCGAAGGCCTCAACAGTCTCTCCTTCGGAAACGATACCTAAAGGATAATCCGGCCAGAGCGTGGTTTCATTCTTCAAGTTCCCCATGTTCTCTCCGATCGGTAGTTAGCTTCCAGGCGACAGACATCAACATCTCTCATAGGAGGAGAACATGAGTAATAATAAATTGTACGTTGGCGGGTTGCCTTATTCCACGACGGAAGGGCAACTGCAGGAAATCTTCGAGGCGCACGGCACGGTGCAATCCGCCCGGGTGATCTCGGATAAGTTCACCGGACAATCGCGGGGCTTCGGCTTCGTCGAGATGGGCTCCGGTGACGAAGCCCAGAAAGCGATCGACGCGCTGAACGGCAGCCAACTCGGCAGCCGCACGCTGGTCGTCAACGAGGCCAAGCCGCAGGAGCGGCGGGACGGCGGCGGGGAGCGCAACGGACAGCGCAACGGCGGCCAAAAAAACCGCTGGTAGTTTTCTTTCGCTAAGAAAACAAAAAGGGGGCGCCCGGCCGGGTCGCCCCCTTTTTTATCGGCGGACGCGCATCTTTTGTTTTTCACCGCCGATTCATTATAGAAAAGGAGCGGTAGGTCGTTCGCGGCATGGCGGTTTCGCCGGAGTTAAGCTGGAGCTTGCAGATCGGGTCCGGAGTATTGTGGACGCTGGCCTATATCCTCATCATCAGGCTCGGATTTCGCGACCGCACCTACGGCATGCCGATCGCCGCCCTCGCGGCCAATATTTGCTGGGAATTTATATTTTCGTTCATCTACCACCACGAGCCGCCGCAGAACTACGTCAACGTCGTCTGGTTCGCGTTCGA
This genomic window from Candidatus Binatia bacterium contains:
- a CDS encoding RNA-binding protein is translated as MSNNKLYVGGLPYSTTEGQLQEIFEAHGTVQSARVISDKFTGQSRGFGFVEMGSGDEAQKAIDALNGSQLGSRTLVVNEAKPQERRDGGGERNGQRNGGQKNRW